The window AATATCTAAAATTTTTTAGTTAGACTGAAAATTTAGGATCGAATAACAGCTTCCTTCTGTTTCATAAGACTGGAAAGCATACAGAAATACGAATTCCTGTATTAAACAATAAAGTTTAAGCCCTTGCTTTTAAACATTTGTCAAACAAGTTAAAATTAAATCCTTTAAATCCTTCAAATACACGTGCAATAATTGGTGATGTCCAAAGTAGATTTTTGGGAAGAATTCATTAATATTCGTAGAATAAACAAATGTttcaaattctcaaaactcggaaTAGTTTCGATGGATTTCGAGCATGCCACCTTTACTAACAATGCTTAAACCTATTTAATAAAGTGTTTTAATTACCACGAAGCGATACATTTTTTGCCATCTAACGTTCTGATGAATAATGTCTATTCGTGGTGATGCTCCGTAAATATCAGGGTGCAGATACACTAGTCCTAATTTCTTCCTTTCGACCGTATCTAAATTCTCCAGCCAAACTTGCCGTTGTTTTTGGTAAACGAAATTATCATCCCTGTAGCTGTTCTTGATGATGATCGGAGTAACTTCTTGACTGGGTTTTTCATTTACAACTGCCGTGCAGAATTTTACCGCTTGATGTGAATATGTTTGTAACTTCGTAGCAATATTTCGAAGTATCGTCGACATTTTAACAAACAGTAGTTTGTTCGTTGTGTATTCATGCGGTATACATTATTAAAACGATAACCTAAACACGATTCGTTTCCACGGTGCTTCAGATAAAAGTAGGGCTGTCCCTATGTTCTTTCCCGCCCAGGTGCAAAAACAATATTGCCGCCTTTCTTAGTTCAATATTATTCAATTAAGAATTTGATATGcaacgtttatttttatatcTATACACGCATAGCTTTAAACAATTATTGTGCAAGGGAAATttaacttttattttaaatagccTCCGTCGGGAACGGCCCTGGCAGAAGCCTATGTCGTTTCTGCTTTTTCAACCGCAATACTTACACATATCGCGTAAGATGTCGCTAGAAGGTATTATCAGGTACCATTTTATAGATGTCTCTACTTTTTGTCGTTAACAGTTTGTTTATACCGTGTTGCAACAaatgattttaaaatatttctcattgttataCTCGTTGCTTCTTATTTGTCATTCTATGGGATTCGAATagcaaaagaatatttttatgcACTTCTCATTATGTATATGACAAAATATATTTCGTAAAACAACACAAACGTGTGACTTCAAATGTTTATGAACCATTATACAAGGGTAGAAGATTACTCTAAAAAATGTACGGAAGGAAAGCTTTTaagcttataacagaattagatTTATGTGCTGATGTACAGCCGTTTAATGTAGGTTGCATAATACTATATTACATTATTTAGAATTtactcagtaaccgaaggtataTGTTTAAATCCTAGGAAGTAATAGTTAAGGAAGTTCTAGAGGAGATGCAATCTCTTTATGATGCAAACATGTTGGATAGGTTTGTACACAGTTACagctatttatataattttttgctTGGCAAATAGAAAACATTTATTTCAGTAATGCCATTCGAAATGCTGACAATATGGCATTGTTGCCATCGGTTCAGCTTAGGCACATAGCATTGACCAGAAACAAAAGATGCATCCTAGCATATATATATAACAGAATGCAAAAATTAAGAGACCTACGTTGGGAGTTAGGAAGCATTTTACCCCCAGAAATAAATTCAAATTTGTTAAATGCAGAAGTTCAGTGGTTTCAAACATATAACAAATCATTGGCTACATATATGAGATCTTTGGGAGAAGATCAAGGATTTAATTTAACTGCAAATATGTTGCCTCCAAAGACTCCTTATGTAGAGGTACATAATGCTGTTATCATGCTATTTATATGTTACCTTTTAACATGAAAGAAGCATTATTTCATAATTTGCAATCTGTTATCCCTGGTACTCAAACCATTAATAATACTTGATCATGTAAAAATACTTCTGATTGCAGGTGAAATGCGTGATGGATTTTGGAAAGTTGGAGCTTGAAGATGGTCAAGTTATTTTGTTAAAGAAGAATACATATCATCTATTACCACGAGCTGTATGTGAACCGCTTATAAGGCAAGGAATACTCGAACATAACAGTGCATAATGTGTTCCTGttatattttgttaaaataaaatttgaatttatttttgtttttcttctcCATATTGGAGATAAGAAAATACTTCTCCGAGACACTATATTTATCTGCACAACGCGAAAATCCGTGACCGTTATTCGTGAAAATCATCGCATGACATTACATCGACCTTTACATTTTAATTTCACACTAACGAAAGGTCCCGACAATGTCTTACCCATGATggtgtttaaaaattttgtcaACCCGCATCTGCGTACTTGATTTCATTAGGTATTTCCCAAAGAAACATAAATTCCGTGCGCCAGTAGCGTTTAGTCGATTACAAATAGTTCGGAGCTCGACTACGTACGCTGCGCTACGTTTCACTCGGCGTTAGCGCGAATTAGTTGCTTGTTTGTGTTATTGCATGTTCGATATATAATCTCGTACGCAAAATACCATCGCGTAAAGGTTTTTCCTTATAACACAAACGGCTCGTTTCCCATCGATAAAATCAGTTCGTTGTTCATTGTTCTTCACGTTCCCGAAGGTGTCCCTTATTGACAGGTAAGCGTTCGCTCAAAAAGTGGTTAATTAAATTTTGCATAACAGTTTCCTTCTTTATTAATATCTCCTGTATTTTTACGTGTATTCGATTAAATCGTTtatcgttaaaaaatattttgctctACTCGATTGGCGATCGATATAAGATCTAGAGTGTGTACTAAGTCGTTGCATGGaccattattttatttgtttataaGCGTTCAGGACACGTACTACGCACGATTAACGTTTATGTGTGTATAAGTTTAATAAATAAGTTTATGGAACTTTCGCGTGTCGATGAATGCCGAGTTATAAATTTCCAGCACCGAGAGGGTTAAATCATCTTAATTTACCGACCATATGTATGATCGTTTGATTCTAACAGGTTTTCTCTGCAAAATTATTCATAGTTTTATTAGCGGTTCTTAAACCTTACCATTTAGAGATTTGTTATCAGCATTAATAGAGGTATATCAAGTAGTACGTGTAAACGTTATTTATAAAGAGTAATTACTCGAATAAAATcagattttattttcatttatcatgTGTTATTAAATAGTACTTAATCGGTACGTGTGATTTTCTTGTACTGTTTTCCCTATCGTGTTTATTTTCTATTCGGACAGTTACGCTAATAATGAAGTTTATCGTGCAAGGAAGGGAACGTGATATTTCTAATGGCGTGTATTTCATTGTTAGACTTTTCTAAACAATATCGCGCGTGCCTATTCACGCGAGACAACATGCATCGTAAATTAAAGCAATTTCGAATTTAAACGTAAACACAATCTTGCCTGAAACAGATCTTACGGTTATGGTCGATGGAACAAATACGTATAGTGATTTAAAGTCAATTTCAAGAGGTCTGTAAAACGATACCCTTGTTGGGTGCGAGCCGCTGAATGGGTTTTTCCCAGTGGGGTAGCAGTTTGTTGGTTACAGGGCCGTACTAATTGGATTTTGGTTAGGTTCGTTTCGTCTTTCATGTTTGTaagaataaattttgttttgagtaacgaCGTAACTTCGTAGGGCATATGGTAGGATATTtatgtttttcaatattttcatgGTCATCTTTTTGGACCCAGTATTCCAGTGTCTAAAAACGACCTCTCTAAACCGGTTGTGAATTGTTGGCATTCTGCAGTCAAGGTTGATATCGTCTTTGCACCCTGCAGTTTCTTCGAGATTGCTACATTTGTTCCATTAAACGAAACAATTAAGGGACCTATCAAAACTAATCACGAGGAAATACATCGATTAATACATTTCTGCATCGTCTTTGAGTCATCGTACTTTCCCAGATCTTGTGCAGTCAAAGTATACGCAATGTGTCGAACTTTACGAAAAAAAAGCAAGTTGTTAAACAGTAGGAAAAATTCTTTGTTGATGGGCTCATGGTTTCGTTGTAAATCATTCCCTTTTGTCGCGATTTCGTTCGAGCTAACCTCGAAAAGGTACTACGTTGGAATTAGCCGATCCCCAAATGTATCTGTTGCTTCTAAGCTCTTAATTCTTCGAAATGCAGGTTCAATGGTCAGAAAGTGCGCAACTCAAGGTGTAGCGACTAACTTGCTGATAATGGCGAGGTATATCTGTAAATTGGTTCTTGTAAACGATGCAGAGATAATACAATACCCCGAGCTTATCGCAGTCAGGTTTTTCCCAGATAGCTTGGGTACATTGGCGCCCCTCTCGCCCATTCTAACGGAAAAAAGTTTTTATCCTAATGGAAAAAAGATCGTCCGTAATTTAACGATAGAAATCACCGATAATGTTATTACggtgaaaaataatttatcgcTGCGGGAAATAGTTTGTTCTCCTTCTGTCGGGCGTTTGTTTGACAATTAACAACGAATCGCGCGATTCACGGTGATTATGAGTTTCGTTGATGGATTTCAGGCGATCGTGCCATCGCGACGTAGGCAAACGCGGATAAAAAAGTGACGACATCCGTTGAAACGTTCATCGTTGACGAACGATTACGTAAAATTATATAATTCACTTGCGTCGAGGGGCGCAGGATTAAGACTATCGTTTACAAATGCTTTTACAACGGACTTTATTTTTCGCCGGTGCACACGCGACTTTTACGACTAATCGCCCCCAATTCACGCGGCCTCGATTCGATAGGCCATTATTTTCGAACCAATAGAACTGACGGTCGGATTAGGAGAGAGCATACATTTTCTCAAT of the Colletes latitarsis isolate SP2378_abdomen chromosome 9, iyColLati1, whole genome shotgun sequence genome contains:
- the LOC143345827 gene encoding DNA replication complex GINS protein PSF1 isoform X1; its protein translation is MYGRKAFKLITELDLCADVQPFNEVIVKEVLEEMQSLYDANMLDSNAIRNADNMALLPSVQLRHIALTRNKRCILAYIYNRMQKLRDLRWELGSILPPEINSNLLNAEVQWFQTYNKSLATYMRSLGEDQGFNLTANMLPPKTPYVEVKCVMDFGKLELEDGQVILLKKNTYHLLPRAVCEPLIRQGILEHNSA
- the LOC143345827 gene encoding DNA replication complex GINS protein PSF1 isoform X2 produces the protein MMQTCWIENIYFSNAIRNADNMALLPSVQLRHIALTRNKRCILAYIYNRMQKLRDLRWELGSILPPEINSNLLNAEVQWFQTYNKSLATYMRSLGEDQGFNLTANMLPPKTPYVEVKCVMDFGKLELEDGQVILLKKNTYHLLPRAVCEPLIRQGILEHNSA